The Shewanella japonica genome has a window encoding:
- the glmM gene encoding phosphoglucosamine mutase, translating into MSRKYFGTDGVRGKVGEFPINPSFAMKLGWAAGTVLASAGTKEVIIGKDTRISGYMIETAMQAGFSAAGINCALVGPMPTPAIAYLTSTFRADAGVVISASHNPYYDNGIKLFSNSGTKLNDAQELEIEHLLEQAINHGAMTCVDSAKLGKVRRIGDAAGRYIEFCKGTFDKNKSLTGLKIVVDSANGAAYHIAKEVYAELGAEVISINDSPDGLNINERCGATHLDSLQTAVMVYEADLGIALDGDADRVMFVDHNGHIIDGDEIIFILAQAFKISGELEGGVVGTLMSNLGLEIALKEMDIPFVRAKVGDRYVVEQLKETGWQLGGEGSGHILSLKHTTTGDGIVASLQVLDAIIESGKSLAEVKSGMTKLPQVLINVKLKADNADEIIASDAVQASVSAAETFMGERGRVLLRKSGTELLIRVMVESTCAEMTQTQAQTIADAVKLAG; encoded by the coding sequence CATTTGCAATGAAGTTGGGTTGGGCTGCTGGGACGGTTTTAGCGTCAGCAGGCACCAAAGAAGTGATTATTGGTAAAGATACTCGTATCAGTGGCTATATGATTGAAACTGCGATGCAAGCAGGTTTCTCTGCAGCAGGCATTAACTGTGCGTTAGTTGGGCCTATGCCGACTCCAGCTATTGCGTACTTAACCTCTACATTTAGAGCTGATGCAGGTGTTGTTATCAGTGCATCTCACAATCCTTATTATGATAATGGCATTAAGTTATTTTCAAATTCTGGGACAAAATTGAATGATGCCCAAGAACTAGAAATTGAACACTTACTAGAGCAAGCGATTAACCATGGCGCTATGACGTGTGTAGATTCAGCTAAACTCGGCAAAGTTCGCCGTATTGGAGATGCAGCCGGTCGTTATATTGAGTTTTGTAAAGGTACATTCGATAAAAATAAGTCATTAACTGGTTTAAAAATCGTAGTAGATTCTGCCAATGGCGCAGCATATCACATTGCTAAAGAAGTCTATGCTGAGTTAGGTGCTGAAGTGATTAGTATCAATGATAGCCCTGATGGTCTTAATATTAATGAGCGTTGTGGTGCGACACATTTAGATAGCTTGCAAACTGCTGTAATGGTGTATGAAGCTGATTTAGGGATTGCGCTTGATGGTGATGCAGATCGAGTGATGTTTGTTGATCATAATGGACATATCATTGATGGTGATGAAATTATTTTTATACTTGCACAAGCCTTTAAAATTTCAGGAGAGCTTGAAGGTGGTGTTGTTGGTACATTGATGTCAAATCTTGGTTTAGAGATCGCGCTTAAAGAAATGGATATTCCATTTGTACGTGCCAAGGTTGGAGACCGTTATGTTGTTGAGCAGTTAAAAGAAACTGGCTGGCAACTTGGTGGCGAAGGTTCAGGGCATATTTTAAGTCTTAAACATACTACCACGGGAGATGGTATTGTCGCTTCTCTTCAGGTTCTTGATGCCATTATTGAGTCAGGGAAAAGTTTAGCTGAAGTTAAGTCTGGTATGACCAAGCTACCTCAAGTATTAATAAATGTTAAATTGAAGGCTGATAATGCTGATGAAATAATTGCATCTGATGCTGTTCAAGCTTCTGTGTCAGCTGCTGAGACATTCATGGGCGAACGTGGCAGAGTGTTATTACGTAAATCTGGCACTGAACTGCTAATTCGTGTGATGGTTGAATCTACTTGTGCAGAAATGACGCAAACTCAAGCTCAAACTATCGCAGATGCTGTGAAGCTAGCGGGTTAA
- the rfbC gene encoding dTDP-4-dehydrorhamnose 3,5-epimerase: MMKVIKTRLPDVKVIEPRVFNDERGFFYESFQSSRYMQILEMTKPFVQSNISQSKYGVLRGLHFQHPKPQGKLISVTRGHIFDVAVDLRLDSENYGQWVGVELSEENKRQIWIPEGFAHGFLTLSSIADVEYKCTDYYSPQHEACLKWNDPEIGITWPINDPILSMKDQCGFQLKDLAL, translated from the coding sequence ATGATGAAGGTTATTAAAACCCGATTGCCTGATGTAAAGGTAATCGAGCCGAGAGTATTCAATGATGAGCGAGGGTTCTTTTATGAAAGTTTTCAATCATCCCGGTATATGCAAATACTCGAAATGACTAAACCCTTTGTTCAATCTAATATCTCACAATCAAAGTATGGGGTATTAAGAGGGCTTCACTTCCAGCACCCCAAACCTCAAGGTAAACTCATTAGCGTGACACGAGGGCATATTTTTGATGTCGCAGTGGACTTACGGCTTGACTCAGAAAACTATGGTCAATGGGTTGGCGTTGAATTGTCAGAAGAAAATAAACGTCAAATATGGATACCTGAGGGCTTTGCCCATGGTTTTCTTACTTTATCTAGCATTGCGGATGTAGAGTATAAATGCACAGATTATTACTCGCCACAGCATGAAGCCTGCTTAAAATGGAATGATCCAGAAATCGGAATAACCTGGCCGATAAATGATCCCATTTTATCAATGAAAGATCAGTGTGGGTTTCAGTTAAAGGATTTAGCTTTGTGA
- the rfbD gene encoding dTDP-4-dehydrorhamnose reductase has translation MKVWLVGAEGQLGKSIIAHVNEHCAVYKASLHLVCSSKKDVDICHFPSVSDFVTEHSPDIIVNAAAFSDVESAENNLKRCQQVNVTGVANLTNAAKALAIPIIHISTDYVFDGNSSVPYIETDSTHALNVYGQSKCESEALVQQISDKYIILRTAWLVSSFGRNFAKTVMSLSKQHSQLSMISDQLGCPTFADDLATTICHIILAIEKGKSDWGIFHYCGDTAMSWYELTENILDEAVIQQKITSRPDVFAITSDEYSAEAIRPKYSVMNCQKIHDIWGIVTPEWKDSLKRLVQNL, from the coding sequence GTGAAAGTGTGGTTAGTTGGCGCTGAAGGCCAGTTAGGCAAGAGCATTATTGCTCACGTCAATGAGCATTGTGCGGTTTATAAGGCATCACTGCATTTAGTGTGCTCCTCAAAAAAAGACGTTGATATTTGTCATTTCCCGTCTGTATCAGATTTTGTCACTGAGCATTCTCCCGACATTATCGTTAATGCCGCTGCTTTCAGTGATGTAGAATCAGCTGAGAATAATTTAAAACGCTGTCAACAAGTCAACGTCACTGGCGTAGCTAATCTAACTAATGCAGCTAAAGCATTAGCGATTCCAATAATTCATATTTCAACGGATTATGTTTTTGATGGGAATAGTTCAGTGCCTTATATTGAAACTGACTCAACACACGCGCTTAATGTGTATGGGCAATCGAAATGTGAGAGTGAAGCGCTAGTTCAGCAAATATCCGACAAATATATTATCCTTCGTACAGCTTGGTTAGTAAGCTCTTTTGGGCGTAACTTCGCTAAGACTGTCATGTCTTTATCAAAGCAACATTCACAGTTAAGTATGATTTCAGATCAACTAGGTTGTCCCACTTTTGCCGACGATTTAGCAACAACCATTTGTCATATAATACTGGCAATCGAAAAAGGTAAATCTGATTGGGGCATATTTCATTATTGTGGCGATACAGCAATGAGCTGGTATGAGTTAACTGAGAATATCTTAGATGAAGCCGTGATTCAGCAAAAGATAACATCTAGGCCAGACGTATTTGCGATAACCTCTGATGAATATTCAGCCGAAGCAATTAGGCCTAAATATTCTGTCATGAACTGTCAAAAAATACATGATATCTGGGGCATAGTTACCCCAGAATGGAAGGACTCTCTTAAACGATTGGTTCAAAATTTATAG
- a CDS encoding RsmB/NOP family class I SAM-dependent RNA methyltransferase translates to MPVAPQSNLIATTPAQKRALSYSTTIKMLFDEVLDTKMPADRIVANYFREHKKHGSKDRRVIRETLFGLFRWWGWLKQIGSQHDEQTWFAMLSSCALLEQHMWRNFAEAWQHFAQLSPEQLAVIDEHVEATGEANTYTVIEKSLLLNNVFTGKTVKPSQLLPDWYWEVCPIESAEQQLKLVEAMSSRPPIWARVQKLATDKAVSQLQQDGIDASLCEYFGDAISLGSKSINLNDVKLYKNGQVEIQDLASQVIGNVCKPKANEQWWDTCSGAGGKTLQLRSLMLQDVENNSTGSITSSDIRTKALEELNKRAKRAGFDGITIAKWKSDNLPVSESYLDGVLVDAPCSCTGTWRRNPDMRWIDDRSCVDDKPALQLDILSRSAKAVKTGSHLVYATCSLSPLENEAVVDAFLSNNKDFSLVVSTHPFTEQQSEHITVWPYEANSDGMYVAKMVKK, encoded by the coding sequence ATGCCAGTAGCACCACAATCAAACCTTATCGCCACCACTCCAGCACAAAAACGTGCTTTGAGCTATTCAACCACCATCAAAATGTTATTTGATGAAGTGTTAGATACTAAAATGCCCGCTGACCGAATCGTGGCTAATTACTTTCGTGAACACAAAAAGCATGGTTCAAAAGATCGCAGAGTCATTCGCGAAACGTTATTCGGCCTATTTCGTTGGTGGGGCTGGCTTAAACAAATAGGCTCACAACACGATGAGCAAACTTGGTTCGCAATGCTCAGTAGCTGTGCACTGTTAGAGCAACACATGTGGCGTAATTTTGCGGAAGCTTGGCAACATTTTGCTCAGCTATCACCAGAGCAATTAGCGGTGATAGATGAACATGTCGAAGCCACAGGCGAAGCGAATACTTACACTGTTATTGAAAAGAGTCTGTTACTCAATAATGTATTTACTGGGAAAACCGTTAAGCCAAGTCAACTATTACCAGACTGGTATTGGGAGGTTTGCCCGATTGAGTCAGCTGAGCAACAACTTAAACTCGTTGAGGCAATGAGCTCTCGACCGCCTATTTGGGCAAGGGTGCAAAAATTAGCCACAGATAAAGCAGTATCCCAATTACAACAAGATGGCATAGATGCAAGCTTGTGCGAATACTTTGGTGATGCCATTAGTTTAGGCAGTAAAAGTATTAACTTAAATGACGTAAAACTGTATAAAAATGGCCAAGTTGAAATTCAAGATCTTGCATCTCAAGTTATTGGCAATGTGTGTAAGCCCAAAGCAAATGAGCAATGGTGGGACACGTGCAGTGGCGCTGGCGGCAAGACCTTACAACTTCGTTCACTTATGCTGCAAGACGTTGAAAATAATTCAACAGGGTCGATTACCTCATCAGACATTCGTACAAAAGCACTAGAAGAGTTAAACAAGCGCGCTAAACGAGCAGGTTTTGATGGCATTACAATCGCTAAATGGAAGTCTGACAATTTACCTGTCTCAGAGAGCTACCTTGATGGTGTATTAGTCGATGCACCTTGTAGCTGCACTGGTACTTGGCGCAGAAATCCTGACATGCGCTGGATTGATGATAGAAGTTGTGTGGATGATAAACCTGCCTTGCAATTAGACATATTGAGTCGTAGTGCTAAAGCCGTAAAAACAGGCTCTCATCTTGTTTACGCTACTTGTTCATTATCACCTTTAGAGAACGAAGCCGTTGTAGACGCATTTTTATCTAACAATAAAGACTTCAGTTTAGTAGTAAGCACTCACCCTTTTACAGAGCAGCAAAGTGAGCATATTACCGTATGGCCATATGAAGCAAACAGCGATGGAATGTATGTCGCGAAGATGGTTAAGAAGTAG
- a CDS encoding BamA/TamA family outer membrane protein, translating to MMKKRRYDGLITLTNQTRVLTIFASALFLLFIPSTFAASANVKSAVNRSETPNTGTEKLLLPYVFSTDSMGLNIGLGAMVSGYHQEQMTIGGTVYGGDVSYGAGGGVWNYKIPKTERFFLSVYGFLGYYPQQKAYAGGASNFIPADTPLPGSNDSSNEQFLQADGSSNWWEIKLEYALPIGATRDKGQVTYELTNGLLTSKPSGGDKWNPFESGATVAVLRQFNRYESYEFEDEELDGTIHALELGLLYDNTDFSINPSYGSKQYVAISHDSGWLESVDSWTFIEFEASKYFSFGESDYASQRILAMNFWTGYSPSWELEYDEAGARKVNNNAPYSEGASLGGFYRMRGFDNNRFHDKASIYATAEYRYTFKYNPIEDVNWLKFLRLDWFQLVGFVEAGRVGESYTASELLTDIKYDYEVSLRALTAGIVVRLDVAQSDESTNAWVMVDHPF from the coding sequence ATGATGAAAAAACGCCGCTATGACGGGTTAATAACCCTAACGAATCAAACAAGAGTATTAACCATATTCGCTTCCGCTTTATTCTTACTATTTATCCCGTCAACTTTTGCTGCCTCAGCCAATGTAAAGTCAGCAGTCAATCGCTCAGAAACGCCTAATACTGGTACTGAAAAGTTATTACTTCCCTATGTATTTAGTACGGACTCTATGGGCTTAAACATTGGCTTAGGTGCTATGGTCAGTGGTTACCACCAAGAGCAAATGACAATTGGCGGTACTGTGTACGGCGGGGATGTCAGTTATGGCGCAGGGGGTGGAGTCTGGAATTACAAAATCCCTAAAACTGAGCGGTTCTTTTTAAGTGTATACGGCTTTTTAGGCTATTACCCACAACAAAAGGCTTACGCTGGTGGCGCAAGTAATTTTATCCCAGCTGATACACCTTTACCTGGTAGTAATGACTCGTCGAATGAGCAGTTTTTACAAGCAGATGGTTCATCAAACTGGTGGGAAATTAAACTTGAATACGCCCTACCAATAGGCGCTACACGTGATAAAGGCCAAGTCACTTACGAGTTAACGAATGGCTTACTGACGTCAAAGCCTTCCGGCGGAGATAAATGGAACCCATTTGAATCAGGTGCAACTGTAGCCGTACTCAGACAATTTAATCGTTATGAGAGCTACGAATTTGAGGATGAAGAGCTCGATGGTACCATTCATGCGCTTGAGCTTGGGCTACTATATGACAATACCGATTTTTCAATCAATCCAAGTTATGGTAGCAAGCAATATGTGGCAATATCTCACGATTCAGGTTGGTTAGAATCCGTTGACTCTTGGACTTTTATTGAGTTCGAGGCCAGTAAATACTTTTCTTTTGGCGAATCTGATTACGCATCACAACGAATACTCGCTATGAATTTTTGGACAGGCTATTCACCTTCTTGGGAACTTGAATACGATGAAGCCGGTGCCAGAAAGGTAAATAATAACGCCCCTTATAGTGAAGGTGCCTCATTAGGCGGATTTTATCGCATGCGTGGATTTGATAATAATCGCTTTCACGATAAAGCCTCTATTTATGCGACAGCGGAGTATCGTTACACCTTCAAGTACAATCCAATAGAAGATGTGAATTGGCTTAAATTTTTACGTTTAGACTGGTTTCAACTCGTTGGATTTGTTGAAGCTGGCAGAGTGGGTGAATCTTATACTGCCAGCGAATTACTCACCGACATCAAATATGACTATGAAGTGTCGTTAAGAGCCCTCACAGCGGGTATTGTAGTGAGGCTTGATGTCGCGCAATCAGATGAGAGTACCAATGCTTGGGTTATGGTGGATCATCCATTTTAG
- a CDS encoding DUF2461 domain-containing protein → MFTQHSFDFLTQLADNNNREWFKTNQLRYEETVRTPTLQFIEAMQGPILKFSPRLTAVAKKVGGSMMRPQRDSRFSKDKSPYKLNVGIQFRHFQGKDVHAPGLYLHLANDGCFIAAGIWHPESKALNAIRQCIDENPNGYKKALVELKKAGFELSGDSLVRPPRGFNKEHPLIDELKRKDFIAIKPISIEQVCSDDFVDFCTQEFEHTLKLMHYLCFALSLDF, encoded by the coding sequence ATGTTTACTCAACACAGCTTTGACTTTTTAACTCAGCTTGCCGATAACAATAATAGAGAATGGTTTAAAACGAATCAGTTACGCTATGAAGAAACCGTCCGCACACCTACATTACAATTTATTGAAGCTATGCAGGGGCCTATCCTTAAATTTTCACCACGATTAACCGCTGTGGCTAAAAAAGTGGGCGGCAGTATGATGCGACCACAACGAGACAGTCGCTTTAGTAAAGATAAAAGTCCCTACAAACTTAATGTTGGAATTCAATTTAGGCACTTTCAAGGGAAGGATGTTCATGCACCAGGTCTTTACCTGCACCTAGCAAATGATGGCTGTTTTATCGCTGCAGGTATTTGGCATCCCGAATCTAAAGCCTTAAACGCTATAAGGCAGTGCATTGATGAAAACCCTAATGGGTATAAAAAAGCCTTAGTAGAACTAAAAAAAGCAGGTTTTGAGCTATCTGGGGATAGCTTAGTCAGACCACCAAGAGGTTTTAATAAAGAGCATCCACTCATTGATGAATTAAAGCGAAAAGACTTTATCGCCATCAAACCCATTTCTATTGAACAGGTGTGCAGCGATGACTTTGTTGACTTTTGCACTCAAGAGTTTGAACACACGCTCAAATTAATGCATTACCTTTGCTTTGCCCTTTCGTTAGATTTCTAG
- a CDS encoding ATP-dependent zinc protease, whose amino-acid sequence MTKNALDILGWCEWATFPEIGNERVNMKIDTGAKTSCLHAFRIKPFIKNEQDWIKVWIHPEQDSNREVIHEFAVFDRRHVKDSGGHITNRYVIKTPIIIGEQQFDIELTLTQRDNMQFRMLLGRRALAGRYLVDSSATYLLGA is encoded by the coding sequence ATGACAAAAAATGCATTAGATATTCTTGGCTGGTGTGAATGGGCGACGTTTCCTGAAATTGGCAATGAACGGGTTAATATGAAAATTGATACCGGTGCCAAGACGTCATGTTTACATGCTTTTAGAATTAAACCGTTTATTAAAAATGAACAAGACTGGATTAAGGTGTGGATACACCCAGAACAGGATTCAAATAGAGAAGTCATACATGAGTTCGCGGTATTTGATCGTCGACACGTGAAAGATTCTGGTGGGCATATCACCAATCGATATGTCATTAAAACGCCAATTATTATTGGCGAGCAACAATTTGATATTGAACTCACGTTAACACAGCGTGACAACATGCAATTTAGAATGCTTTTGGGTCGAAGAGCGCTTGCTGGGCGTTACTTAGTTGACTCTTCGGCAACGTATTTACTTGGAGCTTAA
- the rimK gene encoding 30S ribosomal protein S6--L-glutamate ligase produces the protein MRIAIMSRNENLYSTRRIKEAAVARGHEVQIVDPLACYMNINMMAPSIHMRGEELPKFDAVVPRIGASVTFYGTAVLRQFEMMGVSPLNESVAISRSRDKLRSLQLLSRKSIGLPVTGFANKPADVPDLLDMVGGAPCVIKLLEGTQGIGVVLAETRKAAESVIEAFMGLKANIMVQEYIEEAGGADIRCFVIGDKVIAAMKRQGAEGEFRSNLHRGGSATVVKLSPEERSTAVRAAKTMGLNVAGVDILRSKHGPLVMEVNSSPGLEGIETSTGIDVADKIIQFIEKNAKAKSTKTKGMG, from the coding sequence ATGCGCATTGCAATTATGTCTCGGAATGAGAATTTATACTCAACTCGCCGTATTAAAGAAGCGGCGGTTGCACGAGGTCACGAAGTACAAATCGTAGACCCACTAGCCTGTTACATGAACATCAATATGATGGCGCCTAGCATTCATATGCGCGGTGAAGAATTACCTAAATTTGACGCGGTGGTTCCACGTATCGGTGCTTCGGTTACTTTTTATGGAACGGCAGTATTACGTCAATTTGAAATGATGGGCGTGTCTCCATTGAATGAATCAGTGGCAATTTCACGTTCAAGGGATAAATTACGCTCATTGCAGTTGTTATCTCGCAAAAGCATTGGCTTACCTGTGACAGGTTTTGCGAACAAGCCTGCAGATGTGCCTGATTTACTCGATATGGTTGGCGGCGCACCATGCGTGATTAAACTACTTGAGGGGACTCAAGGGATTGGTGTGGTACTTGCCGAAACCCGTAAAGCGGCAGAAAGTGTTATTGAAGCCTTTATGGGCTTAAAAGCCAATATTATGGTGCAAGAGTATATAGAAGAAGCGGGTGGAGCCGACATTCGTTGTTTTGTGATTGGCGATAAAGTCATTGCGGCAATGAAGCGTCAGGGGGCAGAAGGCGAGTTTCGTTCTAATTTGCATCGTGGCGGCTCAGCCACTGTTGTTAAGTTAAGCCCAGAAGAGCGCTCAACAGCGGTTCGTGCAGCTAAAACGATGGGGCTAAATGTAGCGGGTGTTGATATTTTACGCTCAAAGCATGGGCCCTTAGTGATGGAAGTGAACTCATCGCCTGGTCTTGAAGGAATTGAAACGTCAACGGGTATTGATGTCGCAGATAAAATTATTCAATTTATTGAAAAAAATGCCAAAGCCAAAAGCACCAAAACCAAAGGAATGGGTTGA
- a CDS encoding succinylglutamate desuccinylase/aspartoacylase family protein — MAPKREAFTIGEFSIDAGTRASIKLPAAKLYNDTPLELHVEVFHSKKPGPVLLVCAAIHGDELNGIEICRRLIDKISIRTLTGTLMVVPIVNVFGFIHQSRYLPDRRDLNRCFPGSAKGALASRLAHLFSSELMSKATHIVDLHTGAIHRDNFPQIRCDTDDEVMMAMATAFGAPVIMDSKSVKGSMRGYANEKGIACILYEAGEALRFSELSIKSGVTGVLNVMRYLGMLNSKLKPTASINASRSYWLRSEADGLVNVKRKIGARVSKGCLLANVVNPLGGEVTELRSPTDGIIIGLTNIPVANEGEALFHIAQFVGDDIEIANEHLDEFISTYA, encoded by the coding sequence ATGGCGCCTAAGCGTGAAGCGTTCACAATTGGTGAGTTTAGTATTGATGCTGGCACCCGTGCCAGTATCAAACTGCCCGCAGCAAAATTGTATAACGACACGCCTTTAGAGCTGCATGTTGAGGTGTTCCATAGTAAGAAACCTGGGCCAGTGTTATTAGTATGCGCTGCTATTCATGGTGATGAACTGAATGGCATAGAAATTTGTCGACGCTTAATCGATAAAATCAGCATCAGAACACTGACAGGAACCTTGATGGTTGTACCCATTGTTAATGTGTTTGGCTTTATTCATCAATCGCGTTACTTACCAGATAGGCGTGATTTAAACCGCTGCTTTCCTGGGAGTGCAAAAGGTGCATTAGCGAGCCGTTTAGCGCATTTGTTTTCAAGCGAGTTGATGTCTAAAGCAACGCATATTGTCGATTTGCATACAGGGGCTATTCATCGTGATAACTTCCCGCAGATCCGTTGTGATACTGATGATGAAGTCATGATGGCAATGGCTACGGCTTTCGGGGCTCCGGTGATTATGGACTCAAAGTCCGTAAAAGGCTCGATGCGTGGCTACGCTAATGAAAAAGGCATCGCATGTATTTTATATGAAGCAGGTGAAGCCCTAAGGTTTAGTGAGCTGTCGATAAAGTCTGGTGTCACTGGTGTACTGAATGTGATGCGCTATTTGGGGATGTTGAATAGTAAACTAAAACCAACAGCATCTATTAATGCGAGCCGCAGTTATTGGTTACGCAGTGAAGCAGATGGATTGGTGAATGTGAAACGCAAAATAGGGGCTCGTGTGAGCAAAGGATGCTTACTTGCCAATGTGGTCAATCCACTGGGTGGAGAAGTCACTGAGTTACGTTCTCCAACCGATGGCATTATTATTGGCTTAACCAATATTCCAGTCGCTAACGAAGGTGAAGCGTTATTTCATATTGCTCAGTTTGTTGGTGATGATATTGAAATTGCCAATGAGCATTTAGACGAGTTTATCTCAACATATGCTTAA
- a CDS encoding fumarylacetoacetate hydrolase family protein, with translation MLNTIQYDSNSEATSPSKIICIGRNYVDHIHELGNEVPSDMVVFLKPNSAISTQLISFHQEPIHFETELCFSVRNGMFHGVGVGLDLTKRELQSKLKSQQLPWERAKAFDGSALFSDFVSLSSLSLTAGATFCFQLTIDGEVRQLGHSDLMMYSADDILASVNEFMTLVDGDIVMTGTPKGVGQVALGAVFEIKLWANVDYSSQEQLAEQVSQIKPCIEHRWTAV, from the coding sequence ATGTTAAACACAATTCAATATGACTCAAATAGTGAAGCGACGTCACCGTCTAAAATTATCTGTATTGGTCGTAATTATGTGGATCATATCCATGAGCTGGGTAATGAGGTGCCTTCAGATATGGTGGTTTTTTTAAAACCTAACTCTGCGATTTCCACGCAGCTGATCTCATTTCATCAAGAGCCGATTCATTTTGAAACAGAGCTATGTTTTTCAGTGCGTAATGGGATGTTTCATGGGGTAGGGGTGGGATTAGACCTAACCAAGAGAGAATTGCAGTCCAAACTTAAATCACAACAGCTACCATGGGAGCGAGCTAAGGCATTTGACGGCTCGGCTCTATTTAGTGATTTTGTCAGTTTATCTTCATTGTCGTTAACTGCCGGAGCTACATTTTGCTTTCAATTGACAATCGATGGTGAAGTCAGGCAACTCGGTCATAGCGATTTAATGATGTACAGTGCTGACGATATTCTAGCTTCGGTGAATGAATTTATGACGTTAGTGGATGGCGACATTGTGATGACAGGTACACCTAAAGGCGTTGGCCAGGTTGCTTTAGGGGCGGTGTTTGAGATTAAGCTTTGGGCCAATGTCGATTATTCATCACAAGAGCAGTTAGCTGAGCAAGTATCCCAAATAAAGCCGTGTATCGAACATAGGTGGACAGCGGTTTAA
- a CDS encoding GGDEF domain-containing protein, with translation MTFPNKRIEKYYTLYQELLSFSGVSWWLIDLEDNSNVFYCNSNMRDMFSLDSNTLQHSVSKTCPIAGDYNKNIAVKDAHKAKRIFEDYCDLRLGRIDEYHNRFPYYDANQGEILYFTSKARAILRDDCGNAQLLFGIIERERTSAKLFKLSKLDALTGLNNRREFDSQLDFIINLARRERQLVSLIMCDIDCFKAYNDFLGHYQGDQCLIQVSQAIAEVCVRSTDVVCRYGGEEFAIICYGQQESVSQLAEDIRLKIAELGIPHPRSKSKIVTLSLGFTSCIPSNFTSAKEIIQKADLALYQAKTYGKNQCVAFDNQLVEQESQLTQQG, from the coding sequence ATGACGTTTCCAAATAAGCGAATTGAAAAATATTATACGCTTTATCAAGAGTTATTAAGCTTTTCAGGTGTTTCCTGGTGGCTAATAGACTTAGAAGATAATAGTAATGTTTTTTACTGCAACAGTAACATGCGTGACATGTTCTCTTTAGACTCAAATACCCTTCAACATTCTGTTAGTAAGACTTGTCCTATCGCTGGGGATTACAATAAAAATATTGCGGTAAAAGATGCCCATAAAGCTAAGCGAATTTTTGAAGATTACTGTGACTTGCGCTTAGGACGTATCGATGAATACCATAATCGTTTTCCTTATTATGACGCTAACCAAGGTGAGATCCTTTACTTTACGAGTAAAGCGAGAGCAATACTTCGAGACGATTGCGGAAATGCACAATTACTTTTTGGGATTATTGAGCGTGAACGTACGAGTGCTAAATTGTTTAAGCTTTCAAAGCTTGATGCATTAACAGGGCTGAACAATCGCAGAGAGTTCGATTCTCAATTGGACTTTATTATCAATCTAGCACGAAGAGAGCGACAATTAGTGTCATTAATCATGTGTGATATTGATTGTTTTAAAGCTTATAACGATTTCTTAGGCCACTACCAAGGAGATCAATGCTTAATACAAGTATCGCAAGCAATAGCTGAGGTATGTGTGCGTTCAACCGATGTGGTATGCCGTTATGGCGGTGAAGAGTTTGCTATTATTTGTTACGGACAGCAAGAAAGTGTGTCGCAACTCGCTGAAGATATTCGTTTGAAAATTGCCGAACTCGGCATCCCGCACCCAAGATCAAAAAGTAAAATCGTCACCTTGAGTTTAGGTTTTACTTCTTGCATACCTAGCAACTTCACCTCAGCGAAAGAGATTATTCAAAAAGCGGATTTGGCCCTATATCAAGCTAAGACTTATGGTAAAAATCAGTGTGTTGCTTTCGATAATCAGCTTGTTGAACAAGAAAGCCAACTAACACAGCAAGGCTAG